In uncultured Bacteroides sp., the following proteins share a genomic window:
- a CDS encoding putative phage abortive infection protein: MHLRKKWEESSLLERIIIIIIGVALFMLIFYCAWFFGVPSNDSGDWGDFGSYFGSITGLLAFAGAIYAIINSNKQAKATEERSVFFKMLELYQIQAEKVASLHLEENLKEKLVQYVVINEMINDKLDLKNNIELYESAASMFFRYTNTIQTKSGFIRRMCAEEELQYFKENINIDLLKKKLKSYLDKMDSGKCFNCKSYYNYASSVINSKIVSNDIISMYKAFRYVGDYIYKRNGYILGQYYRNIYYLMDMIADFKGVKTYSKIFRAQLSQHELLLLFYNAVSSQSTKKTVRYLLTYEIFNNINPDDIYLCNSDEFNNVQDYITSVLNEYLADPNNRED; this comes from the coding sequence ATGCATTTGAGAAAAAAATGGGAAGAAAGTTCTCTACTAGAAAGAATAATTATTATAATAATTGGTGTAGCCTTATTTATGCTAATTTTTTATTGTGCGTGGTTTTTTGGTGTACCTTCTAATGATTCAGGCGATTGGGGAGACTTTGGTAGTTATTTTGGCTCAATAACTGGATTGTTAGCTTTTGCTGGTGCAATATATGCCATTATAAATTCTAACAAGCAAGCCAAAGCTACAGAAGAGAGAAGTGTATTTTTTAAAATGCTTGAATTATATCAAATACAAGCTGAAAAAGTTGCTTCACTGCACTTAGAAGAGAATCTAAAGGAAAAATTAGTGCAATATGTTGTTATAAATGAGATGATAAATGATAAACTTGATTTAAAAAATAATATTGAATTATATGAATCTGCTGCTAGTATGTTTTTTCGATACACAAATACTATTCAAACTAAATCAGGCTTTATAAGGAGAATGTGTGCTGAAGAAGAACTACAGTATTTTAAAGAAAATATCAATATTGACTTACTAAAGAAAAAACTTAAATCATATCTTGATAAAATGGATAGTGGTAAATGTTTTAATTGTAAATCATATTACAACTATGCTAGTAGTGTAATTAATAGCAAAATAGTAAGTAATGATATCATATCAATGTATAAAGCTTTTCGTTATGTTGGTGATTACATTTATAAAAGAAATGGATATATATTAGGACAATATTATCGGAACATATATTATCTAATGGATATGATTGCTGATTTTAAAGGAGTTAAAACTTACTCAAAAATATTTCGTGCACAACTATCTCAGCACGAGTTGCTTTTATTATTCTATAATGCAGTGAGTAGTCAATCAACTAAAAAGACAGTTCGTTACCTTCTGACTTATGAAATATTCAATAATATTAATCCTGATGATATTTATTTATGTAATTCTGATGAATTTAATAACGTGCAGGATTACATTACAAGTGTTTTAAATGAATACTTAGCTGATCCCAACAATAGAGAAGATTAA
- a CDS encoding ribbon-helix-helix domain-containing protein yields the protein MKLTSMQTRITVRLDNDLSQNLDILHKATKVDKAKLVRLIMKDFFNKNNELLDKYYEETKTN from the coding sequence ATGAAATTAACATCAATGCAAACACGTATCACAGTAAGATTAGATAATGATTTGAGCCAAAATTTAGATATACTTCATAAAGCAACCAAAGTAGATAAAGCTAAATTAGTTAGATTAATAATGAAAGACTTTTTTAATAAGAATAATGAACTATTAGACAAATACTATGAAGAAACAAAAACCAACTAA
- a CDS encoding phage terminase small subunit P27 family: MGKYTIPEDIENDATEYMADVLSELESRRILEEVDSAALTMLARNYSMFIKASKQLEIDGLTVTSDRGNIAPHPLIKIAKDAQTQAMKVMLEFGLTAKSRTKLPKKDNEDAEPSPFEQFIKEGKEVR; the protein is encoded by the coding sequence ATGGGAAAATATACAATTCCAGAGGATATAGAAAATGATGCTACTGAATATATGGCAGATGTACTTTCAGAGCTAGAAAGCAGGAGAATATTAGAAGAAGTAGATAGTGCAGCATTAACTATGTTAGCACGCAATTATTCAATGTTTATTAAGGCTTCTAAGCAGTTAGAGATAGATGGTCTGACTGTTACTAGTGATAGAGGTAATATAGCACCACACCCACTTATAAAGATAGCTAAAGATGCACAAACGCAGGCAATGAAAGTAATGCTGGAGTTTGGTTTAACTGCTAAATCCAGAACCAAACTACCAAAGAAAGATAATGAAGATGCTGAACCTTCACCTTTTGAGCAGTTTATAAAAGAGGGAAAGGAAGTTAGATAA
- a CDS encoding head-tail connector protein, giving the protein MNYITLEQAKQHLLVDMDFKADDLYILDLITVAEDTVKQHLDVVSLSELEVGGELPPAIIHAMLLMIGNFYANREPVTFTTVAKLPLSYEYLLGLYKHYGIK; this is encoded by the coding sequence ATGAATTATATTACACTGGAACAAGCTAAACAGCATTTACTGGTGGATATGGATTTTAAAGCAGATGATTTGTATATACTGGATTTAATTACTGTAGCAGAAGATACTGTGAAACAACATTTAGATGTAGTATCATTAAGTGAGTTAGAAGTGGGTGGTGAATTGCCACCTGCTATAATTCACGCAATGTTACTAATGATTGGTAACTTCTATGCAAACAGAGAACCTGTCACATTTACTACAGTAGCTAAACTTCCTTTATCTTATGAGTATCTGCTGGGATTATATAAACACTATGGCATAAAATAA
- a CDS encoding HNH endonuclease, whose translation MHHIQSFMNYEGLKRREMAFNYNNLQSICKECHQKEHNH comes from the coding sequence GTGCACCATATCCAATCATTTATGAATTATGAAGGCTTAAAGCGTCGGGAAATGGCTTTCAACTACAACAATCTACAGAGTATCTGCAAAGAGTGCCATCAAAAGGAACACAATCACTAA
- a CDS encoding HIRAN domain-containing protein produces MGLFIFILVLVLGITLFIRKYNKQDAKSVDSNQKEEVKNISKNTIDDISYYISNNYKVFGLSPRIGFSCYELKGANFRNLSFAELGQFKGGYAIAETDNEYDKCAVAIYNDKNTHVGYLPKGNKKTYNYILDNSGKVEAYGVIGYKEGYNGGDGIFYGSVCVKTGLSAKEKRELQKKNKVKEETEKPT; encoded by the coding sequence ATGGGATTATTTATATTTATTCTTGTTTTAGTCTTAGGTATCACATTATTTATTCGTAAATACAATAAACAAGATGCAAAATCAGTTGATAGTAATCAAAAAGAAGAAGTTAAAAATATTTCTAAAAATACGATTGATGATATATCTTATTATATAAGCAATAACTATAAAGTATTTGGTTTATCTCCTCGTATAGGGTTTAGCTGTTATGAACTAAAAGGTGCAAATTTTAGAAATCTAAGTTTTGCAGAATTAGGACAATTTAAAGGAGGATATGCTATTGCTGAAACAGATAATGAATATGATAAATGTGCAGTGGCAATTTACAATGATAAAAATACACACGTAGGTTACTTGCCTAAAGGTAACAAAAAAACGTATAATTATATACTAGACAATAGTGGTAAAGTAGAAGCTTATGGTGTTATTGGATACAAAGAAGGTTACAATGGAGGAGATGGTATTTTTTATGGCTCTGTATGTGTAAAAACAGGATTATCTGCTAAAGAGAAACGAGAGCTACAAAAGAAGAATAAAGTAAAAGAAGAAACAGAAAAGCCTACCTAG
- a CDS encoding phage head closure protein: protein MDKFTTRAQVTTNSGNRLNQNYEIIHTYNLTFTIRLYHNVEEADRIIYNGKKYKIISINKELYKQAITIIGELINE from the coding sequence GTGGACAAGTTCACTACCAGAGCACAGGTAACTACCAATTCAGGGAACAGGCTAAACCAGAATTACGAAATTATCCATACCTATAATTTAACTTTTACCATTAGGCTTTATCACAATGTAGAAGAAGCAGACAGGATTATTTATAATGGTAAGAAGTACAAAATAATCTCAATTAATAAAGAACTGTACAAACAGGCAATAACAATTATAGGAGAGCTTATAAATGAGTAA
- a CDS encoding terminase large subunit: MEVSRKQGKTALAAALCLYYLITDGEDGAEVLLAANSKEQAKIAFDMCSNFVKGLDPKTKYLTPYRADILFRSTNSKLKVLAADDSKLDGFNASFGLLDEYHAAPNSKVRDVIKSSMGMRENPHLCTITTAGFDKTLPCYQLRTVAIEVLNELKTDDEMFIAIYSLDTEDDWRDEKN; the protein is encoded by the coding sequence ATTGAAGTTAGTAGGAAACAAGGTAAAACAGCTTTAGCTGCTGCTTTATGCCTTTACTACTTAATAACTGACGGTGAAGATGGTGCTGAAGTTCTTTTAGCTGCAAACAGTAAAGAACAGGCTAAAATAGCCTTTGATATGTGTAGTAACTTTGTCAAAGGACTAGATCCCAAAACTAAATACTTAACACCTTACAGGGCTGATATTCTATTCAGAAGTACAAACAGTAAACTCAAAGTACTGGCTGCTGATGATAGTAAACTGGATGGTTTCAACGCTTCATTTGGTTTACTGGATGAATACCACGCTGCACCAAACAGCAAAGTAAGAGACGTTATAAAGTCCAGTATGGGTATGCGGGAGAATCCCCATTTATGTACTATTACTACTGCTGGATTTGATAAAACACTTCCTTGTTATCAATTAAGAACTGTAGCTATAGAGGTTTTGAACGAGCTAAAAACAGATGATGAAATGTTTATAGCTATTTATTCATTAGATACTGAAGATGATTGGAGAGATGAAAAGAACTGA